In Sphingobacteriaceae bacterium, the following proteins share a genomic window:
- a CDS encoding RNA polymerase subunit sigma yields the protein MAQIDDKTILELFRDEKTRNAALGHLISKYQQRLYWHIRKIVIDHDDSDDVLQNTFIKIWKGLENFKEESQLYTWIYRIATNEALTLLRQKAKKNTTSIHSIEYELSKNLESDNYFSGDEIQLKLQQAILTLPEKQRIVFNMRYYDETPYEEMSHILETSVGALKASYHIASKKIEEILVGA from the coding sequence TTGGCTCAAATTGATGATAAAACCATTTTAGAACTGTTTCGCGATGAAAAAACGCGTAATGCCGCTCTTGGTCATTTAATCTCAAAATACCAACAACGCCTTTACTGGCACATTCGTAAAATTGTTATTGATCACGACGATAGTGATGACGTACTGCAAAATACCTTTATCAAAATCTGGAAGGGCTTAGAGAACTTTAAAGAGGAAAGTCAACTCTACACCTGGATATACAGGATAGCTACGAATGAGGCTTTGACCTTACTACGTCAAAAAGCGAAAAAGAATACGACTTCTATTCATTCTATAGAATATGAATTAAGTAAGAACCTTGAAAGCGATAACTATTTTTCGGGCGACGAAATACAGTTAAAATTACAACAAGCCATTTTGACTTTGCCTGAAAAACAAAGAATCGTGTTTAATATGCGTTACTATGACGAAACACCTTATGAGGAAATGTCTCACATCCTGGAGACCTCTGTTGGAGCTTTAAAGGCCAGTTATCATATTGCTTCAAAAAAAATTGAAGAAATCCTGGTGGGAGCTTAA